In one window of Bacillota bacterium DNA:
- a CDS encoding DUF2905 domain-containing protein yields the protein MEYFGRMLLVFGLVLVGLGLIITFGTRILPLGRLPGDIIIRRDGFTLYFPLMTSILLSLLLTLLGFLFWRR from the coding sequence TTGGAATACTTCGGGCGCATGCTGCTCGTCTTCGGACTGGTGCTGGTGGGCCTCGGGCTCATCATCACCTTCGGGACCCGTATCCTGCCCCTGGGCAGGCTGCCGGGTGACATTATAATCCGGCGTGATGGGTTCACCCTCTACTTTCCCCTGATGACCAGCATCTTGCTCAGCCTTCTCCTCACCCTGCTGGGTTTTTTGTTCTGGCGTCGGTAG
- the queA gene encoding tRNA preQ1(34) S-adenosylmethionine ribosyltransferase-isomerase QueA — MRLEEFDYYLPPELIAQEPVEPRDASRLLVLDRRASTAGHHRFRELPRFLRKGDILVFNDTRVIPARLRVRRRDTGGQAELLLLRPLSAEEGGRQAWEVLGRPARRLRPGARLVCERGQLEAVVTESLPEGLRRVELGWDPEVSLAQVLELVGEVPLPPYIHRPLRDGERYQTVYARRPGSAAAPTAGLHFTPGLLEALRHAGVQLCYLTLHVGLGTFRPLRTEKVEEARLHPEFYRVDEQAADSINAARRQGGRVVAVGTTVVRTLETVAAPEGEVRAGEGWTDLFIYPGYRFRVVDALVTNFHLPRSSLLLLVCALGGTERVLSAYREAVRERYRFYSFGDAMLIL; from the coding sequence ATGAGGCTGGAAGAGTTCGACTATTACCTGCCGCCAGAACTCATTGCCCAGGAGCCCGTTGAGCCCCGGGACGCTTCCCGGCTGCTGGTGCTGGACCGCAGGGCCAGCACGGCAGGCCATCACCGCTTCCGGGAACTTCCCCGTTTTCTGCGCAAGGGCGACATCCTGGTATTCAACGACACCAGGGTGATTCCCGCCCGGCTGCGGGTGCGGCGCCGGGACACCGGGGGCCAGGCGGAACTGCTCTTGTTGCGTCCCCTCTCCGCAGAGGAAGGGGGGAGGCAGGCCTGGGAAGTCCTGGGCCGCCCGGCCCGGCGCCTGCGGCCGGGTGCTCGCCTGGTGTGCGAAAGAGGGCAGCTGGAGGCGGTGGTAACCGAGTCTCTCCCGGAAGGGCTGCGCCGGGTGGAACTGGGTTGGGACCCGGAGGTATCCCTCGCGCAGGTGCTGGAACTGGTGGGGGAGGTTCCGCTTCCCCCCTACATCCATCGGCCTCTCCGCGACGGCGAGCGCTACCAGACAGTATACGCCCGCCGCCCGGGGTCGGCGGCAGCCCCCACGGCCGGCCTGCATTTCACGCCCGGCTTGTTGGAGGCCCTGCGGCACGCAGGGGTGCAGTTGTGTTACCTCACGCTGCACGTGGGTTTGGGCACCTTCCGCCCCCTGCGCACGGAGAAGGTGGAGGAGGCCAGGCTCCACCCTGAGTTCTACCGGGTGGACGAGCAGGCGGCCGACAGCATCAACGCTGCCCGGCGGCAGGGAGGCCGGGTGGTGGCAGTGGGCACCACAGTGGTACGCACCCTGGAAACGGTGGCTGCGCCCGAAGGCGAGGTCCGGGCAGGGGAAGGCTGGACTGACCTTTTCATCTACCCCGGTTACCGCTTCCGGGTGGTGGACGCCCTGGTGACCAACTTCCACCTGCCCCGGTCGTCGCTGCTTTTGCTGGTGTGTGCCCTGGGCGGCACCGAACGGGTGCTCTCTGCCTACCGCGAGGCGGTCAGAGAAAGGTACCGCTTTTACAGTTTCGGTGACGCCATGCTCATCCTGTAG
- the sigI gene encoding RNA polymerase sigma-I factor, with the protein MRPSPDHLVARAQAGDSGARELLLRDYRPFVLRVAARVRGRFVTGSSDEASVALVAFNEAIDSYRPDHGVGFLSFCEMVIRRRLIDHYRRQVRGAREIPLSALEEEDEEGSTYSLAEVEAARAAHQAYVESWERREEVARFGARLKELGLSLADLVRLSPRHRDARQRALRAAQYLAAHPLLGRQVLARGELPVRELEANLGLGRKMLERNRKYILALTVVLLEDFPYLRDYLRDSLRP; encoded by the coding sequence GTGCGTCCCAGCCCTGACCACCTGGTGGCGCGTGCTCAGGCCGGGGACTCGGGTGCCCGGGAACTCCTCCTGCGGGACTACCGGCCCTTCGTACTGCGCGTGGCGGCCCGGGTGCGGGGAAGGTTCGTGACGGGTTCCAGCGACGAGGCGTCCGTAGCCCTGGTGGCCTTCAACGAGGCCATCGACAGCTATCGACCCGATCACGGGGTGGGGTTCCTCAGTTTCTGTGAGATGGTGATCAGGCGCCGGCTGATTGACCACTACCGGCGCCAGGTGCGGGGGGCCCGGGAGATCCCGCTCTCGGCCCTGGAGGAAGAAGACGAAGAGGGGAGCACCTATTCGCTCGCAGAGGTGGAGGCAGCGCGGGCGGCGCACCAGGCCTACGTGGAGAGCTGGGAGAGGCGGGAAGAGGTGGCGCGGTTCGGGGCGAGGCTGAAAGAGTTGGGGTTGAGCCTGGCGGATTTGGTCCGGCTTTCCCCCCGGCACCGGGACGCCCGTCAGCGGGCCCTCCGGGCGGCCCAGTACCTCGCCGCGCATCCTCTCCTGGGCCGGCAGGTGCTGGCCCGGGGCGAGTTGCCGGTACGGGAACTGGAGGCGAACCTGGGGCTGGGACGCAAGATGCTGGAACGCAACCGCAAGTATATCCTGGCCCTGACCGTGGTGTTACTGGAAGATTTCCCTTACCTGCGGGATTACCTGCGGGACAGCCTGCGCCCGTGA
- the tgt gene encoding tRNA guanosine(34) transglycosylase Tgt: MAAEGCFRVEARSSRSAARVGVLRTAHGEVPTPAFMPVGTLGAVKLLEPGDLEALGVHMILSNAYHLYLRPGAEVVAEAGGLHRFTGWQRAILTDSGGFQVFSLASFRRITPHGVEFRSHLDGSLHFWTPEKVIEVQEKLGADVVVPLDVCLPYPATREEVREAARLTGEWLRRSLHARAVNDQLLFGIIQGGTWADLRRACGREVADLPVDGFAVGGLSVGEPRSLTWEMVAALKEVLPPERPVYLMGVGAPADLVEAVRLGVDMMDSVFPTRMGRHGVAFTAEGRLQVKNAVWARDDRPLDEGCDCPTCARYPRAYIRHLFRAGEALGGRLVSIHNVRFLTRLAEELRRRIPAGQEATVHINDEKEV; encoded by the coding sequence GTGGCAGCGGAAGGCTGCTTCCGGGTCGAGGCCCGGAGTTCCAGGAGCGCGGCCCGGGTGGGCGTGCTGCGCACTGCTCACGGTGAGGTGCCCACCCCGGCATTCATGCCGGTGGGGACGCTGGGGGCGGTGAAGCTCCTGGAACCGGGTGACCTGGAAGCGCTGGGCGTGCACATGATCCTCAGCAACGCCTATCACCTTTATCTCCGGCCGGGGGCGGAAGTGGTGGCGGAAGCGGGAGGTCTACACCGGTTTACGGGGTGGCAAAGGGCCATCCTCACCGACTCGGGTGGATTCCAGGTCTTCAGCCTGGCTTCTTTCCGGCGCATCACGCCCCATGGGGTGGAATTCCGTTCGCACCTGGACGGGTCCTTGCACTTCTGGACCCCGGAGAAGGTGATAGAGGTACAGGAGAAGCTGGGAGCGGATGTGGTGGTGCCGCTCGACGTGTGCCTTCCCTACCCCGCCACGCGCGAGGAAGTACGGGAGGCGGCCCGGCTCACCGGCGAGTGGTTGCGCCGATCCCTGCACGCTAGAGCTGTTAACGACCAGTTACTGTTTGGTATAATCCAGGGAGGTACGTGGGCGGACCTGCGCCGGGCCTGTGGCCGGGAGGTGGCCGACCTCCCCGTGGACGGGTTTGCCGTGGGCGGGTTGTCGGTGGGCGAACCACGCTCCCTCACCTGGGAGATGGTGGCTGCGCTCAAAGAGGTGCTCCCGCCCGAGCGGCCCGTATACCTTATGGGGGTGGGCGCCCCCGCCGACCTGGTGGAGGCGGTGAGGCTAGGGGTGGACATGATGGACTCGGTGTTCCCCACCCGCATGGGCCGTCACGGGGTGGCCTTTACCGCCGAGGGCAGGCTCCAGGTCAAAAACGCGGTCTGGGCCCGGGACGACCGTCCCCTGGACGAGGGGTGTGACTGCCCTACCTGCGCGCGTTACCCGCGTGCCTACATAAGGCACCTCTTCAGGGCCGGCGAAGCCCTGGGGGGCCGCCTGGTGTCCATCCACAATGTGCGTTTCCTCACCCGCTTGGCTGAGGAGCTGCGGCGGCGTATTCCGGCGGGGCAGGAGGCGACTGTACACATCAACGACGAGAAGGAGGTTTGA
- the ruvC gene encoding crossover junction endodeoxyribonuclease RuvC has protein sequence MRVLGIDPGTAALGYGVVEERGGAPVCAGYGCLRTPAGMPLPERLLSLYRDLRQVVREYAPTAVAVEEIFFCRNQLTAFAVGQARAVALLAAAEAGLPVYEYSPLQVKMAVVGYGKATKSQVQDMVARTLRLESHPRPQDAADALGVALCCLLCRQTLSRVEVGGQ, from the coding sequence TTGCGGGTGCTGGGGATTGACCCGGGCACGGCTGCCCTGGGGTATGGTGTGGTGGAAGAGCGAGGAGGAGCCCCGGTGTGTGCGGGGTATGGTTGCCTGCGCACTCCCGCCGGGATGCCTTTGCCGGAGCGGCTGCTCAGCCTTTACCGGGACCTGCGACAGGTGGTCAGGGAATATGCCCCCACCGCAGTGGCGGTAGAGGAGATATTCTTCTGCCGCAACCAGCTCACTGCCTTCGCGGTGGGACAGGCCCGTGCCGTAGCCCTGCTGGCGGCGGCCGAGGCCGGGCTGCCTGTATACGAATACTCCCCCCTCCAGGTGAAGATGGCGGTGGTGGGGTATGGCAAGGCCACCAAAAGCCAGGTGCAGGACATGGTGGCCCGTACCCTGCGCCTGGAGTCACACCCCCGTCCTCAGGACGCCGCCGACGCCCTGGGGGTGGCCCTGTGCTGCTTGCTTTGCCGGCAGACCCTTTCCCGGGTGGAGGTCGGGGGGCAGTGA
- a CDS encoding 2-hydroxyacyl-CoA dehydratase family protein — translation MDVPHLGCLPAMNRLLTRHYLGARYRTLLHPLDRPPLAWVTSGAPVEILRTMGIVCVYPENYAALVAARKQGAALCQIAETAGYSQDLCSYARIHLGSVLEPRAAPLGGLPRPDLLVACNNICGTVVKWYQELARLLDVPLFLLDTPFLYGGSDAGAIAYARRQLDELVAWLEQVTRRRLDPHRLRRTVALAAQATSLWEEIRQMGRYRPSPLNVPDLFITMGPVVTVRGTPQAVAFYRTLRAELQERVRQGVAAVPGEKLRLVWDNIAIWYRLYRFFRPFTERGACFVADTYTAGWSVRLGDDDPLTALARAYTTVFLNQDVGTRAHQIEEMVRTYGVDAVVMHHNRSCKPYSGIQPVLARALTARGIPVLMVEADMADPRAYAEEATRNRVEAFLERLSG, via the coding sequence ATGGATGTGCCGCACCTGGGCTGCCTCCCTGCCATGAACAGGTTGCTCACCCGGCACTACCTGGGGGCGCGCTACCGCACCCTGCTGCACCCCCTCGACCGGCCGCCCCTGGCGTGGGTCACCAGCGGCGCCCCGGTGGAGATCCTGCGCACCATGGGCATCGTCTGCGTATATCCGGAAAACTACGCTGCCCTGGTGGCCGCCCGCAAACAGGGGGCTGCCCTCTGCCAGATCGCCGAGACGGCCGGGTACTCCCAGGATCTGTGCTCGTACGCCCGCATCCACCTGGGATCGGTACTGGAGCCTCGCGCGGCTCCCCTGGGAGGGCTGCCCCGACCCGACCTGCTGGTGGCGTGCAACAACATCTGCGGCACGGTGGTCAAGTGGTACCAGGAACTCGCCCGCCTGCTGGACGTCCCCCTCTTCTTGCTCGATACTCCCTTCCTTTACGGGGGTAGCGACGCCGGGGCGATTGCCTATGCGAGACGGCAATTGGACGAGTTGGTGGCGTGGCTGGAGCAGGTCACCAGGCGGCGCCTCGACCCCCACCGCCTGCGCCGGACAGTGGCACTGGCCGCCCAGGCCACCTCCCTGTGGGAAGAAATCCGGCAGATGGGCCGCTACCGCCCCTCCCCCCTCAACGTCCCCGACCTCTTCATAACCATGGGTCCCGTGGTCACGGTGCGGGGAACCCCTCAGGCGGTGGCGTTCTACCGCACCCTGCGAGCAGAACTGCAGGAACGGGTGCGGCAGGGGGTAGCCGCCGTACCCGGCGAAAAGCTGCGCCTCGTGTGGGACAACATCGCCATCTGGTACCGGCTGTACCGTTTCTTCCGGCCATTCACGGAACGGGGTGCCTGCTTCGTGGCAGACACCTACACAGCCGGCTGGAGCGTACGCCTGGGGGATGACGATCCGCTCACCGCCCTGGCGCGCGCTTACACTACCGTCTTCCTCAACCAGGACGTGGGCACCCGCGCCCACCAGATCGAGGAAATGGTGAGGACGTACGGGGTGGACGCGGTGGTGATGCACCACAACCGCTCATGCAAGCCCTATTCCGGCATTCAGCCCGTCCTGGCGCGCGCGCTCACGGCGCGCGGCATCCCCGTGCTCATGGTGGAGGCAGACATGGCCGACCCCCGCGCATACGCGGAAGAGGCTACCCGCAACCGCGTGGAAGCATTCCTGGAAAGGCTCAGCGGATGA
- a CDS encoding 2-hydroxyacyl-CoA dehydratase family protein yields MQQNDFGYLCSYFPVELAMAAGYHPVRLLPAGPAPAGGLLPSFLCAPVRHYLTCALNGEYRHLAGVGITHACDAMQSLAQVWQATVKEPPLFLLHFPTRRDAAALAHLTAAMRDLGARLPAIVDATALAGAVSRARARRRQLHHLLEHRAALDPATVWNLLTAPWCDNEQRPKPDRLQAPGQEHIPADGGTVRIVLSGSILSSPRLLEIVRESGGVVVGDDLCSGERGLGPLPPAEEGDSVPGDDPWTVLARQYLDMPPCPCRHPSLEERVQHLLRLARVRHAQGVILLREKFCEPHRWENHAVSAGLRGHGIPVLELETEGGTVGGERELTRLQAFLEMVGAEHGAGAP; encoded by the coding sequence ATGCAGCAGAACGACTTCGGGTACCTGTGCAGCTATTTCCCGGTGGAACTGGCGATGGCGGCTGGTTACCACCCGGTGCGCCTGTTGCCCGCGGGCCCTGCTCCCGCCGGGGGACTGCTACCCTCGTTTCTGTGCGCCCCCGTTCGCCACTACCTTACGTGCGCCCTGAACGGGGAATACCGGCACCTGGCCGGGGTGGGCATCACCCATGCCTGCGATGCCATGCAGTCCCTGGCCCAGGTGTGGCAGGCCACGGTCAAAGAACCACCCCTTTTCCTCCTGCACTTCCCCACCCGCCGCGATGCCGCCGCCCTGGCCCACCTCACAGCAGCGATGCGGGACCTTGGTGCCCGTCTGCCTGCCATCGTGGACGCGACCGCCCTGGCCGGAGCGGTATCCCGGGCACGGGCACGGCGGCGGCAACTGCACCACTTGCTCGAGCACCGTGCGGCCCTCGACCCGGCCACCGTGTGGAACCTGCTCACCGCCCCGTGGTGCGATAACGAGCAGCGTCCAAAACCCGACCGGCTGCAGGCGCCCGGGCAGGAGCACATACCGGCCGACGGGGGCACCGTCCGGATCGTGCTTTCAGGGAGCATCCTGTCTTCGCCCCGGCTTCTGGAAATAGTTAGGGAGTCGGGGGGAGTGGTGGTGGGAGACGACCTCTGTTCCGGAGAGCGAGGGCTCGGTCCCCTGCCGCCGGCTGAAGAAGGGGATTCGGTCCCCGGGGACGACCCCTGGACGGTGCTGGCGCGCCAGTATCTGGACATGCCTCCCTGTCCCTGCCGCCACCCGTCCCTGGAGGAACGGGTGCAGCACCTGCTCCGCCTGGCACGCGTGCGCCACGCTCAGGGCGTGATCCTCCTGCGGGAGAAATTCTGCGAACCCCACCGGTGGGAAAACCACGCCGTCTCGGCCGGGCTCCGCGGGCACGGCATCCCCGTACTGGAGCTGGAGACGGAGGGAGGGACGGTGGGGGGCGAAAGGGAACTCACCCGCCTGCAGGCCTTCCTGGAGATGGTGGGCGCAGAACACGGGGCAGGCGCCCCGTAG
- the ruvA gene encoding Holliday junction branch migration protein RuvA: MISYLKGRLVEAGSGRAVVEVGGVGLEVRVPAGTVQALPSPGEMVTLYTQLLVREDDVSLYGFSTTAERELFRTLQGVSGVGPRLALAIVSGCPPARFWQAVLRQDASLLGGIPGVGRKTVGRLLVELRDRVPVQVATQAAVSSAAQGAGAALATRGHLAAAGQAAGRATEAGSVRDQARDALSALGYSHRETAEAIAAALETLGEEATADDVIVAALRWLGRQAPETR; this comes from the coding sequence GTGATCTCCTACCTGAAGGGACGCCTGGTGGAAGCCGGCTCAGGCCGCGCGGTGGTAGAGGTGGGGGGGGTGGGGCTCGAGGTAAGGGTGCCCGCCGGGACGGTGCAGGCCCTTCCGTCTCCAGGCGAGATGGTAACGCTGTACACCCAGCTGCTCGTGAGAGAGGACGACGTATCTCTGTACGGGTTCTCAACCACGGCCGAGCGCGAGTTGTTCCGCACCCTGCAAGGGGTATCCGGTGTGGGGCCCCGGCTGGCCCTGGCCATTGTGTCGGGGTGCCCTCCCGCGCGGTTCTGGCAGGCCGTGCTCCGCCAGGATGCCTCCCTGCTGGGGGGTATCCCGGGGGTGGGCAGGAAGACGGTGGGGCGGCTGCTGGTGGAGTTGAGGGATCGGGTGCCGGTCCAGGTGGCCACCCAAGCGGCGGTGTCGTCCGCGGCACAGGGGGCCGGGGCAGCCCTGGCAACCCGCGGGCACCTTGCCGCGGCAGGGCAGGCAGCGGGCCGGGCAACGGAGGCCGGGTCCGTGCGGGATCAGGCCCGCGACGCCCTTTCTGCCCTGGGATATTCCCATCGGGAGACCGCCGAGGCGATAGCTGCAGCCCTGGAAACCCTGGGCGAGGAAGCCACCGCTGACGACGTTATCGTGGCCGCCCTGCGGTGGCTGGGCCGCCAGGCGCCCGAGACCCGCTGA
- the ruvB gene encoding Holliday junction branch migration DNA helicase RuvB, producing the protein MPEDAYPARLVSARVREEERLFEQSLRPRTLAEFVGQESVKERLAIFLEASRARGEQLDHVLLYGPPGLGKTTLAYILAAEMGVGIRATSGPAIERAGDMVAILTNLQEKEILFIDEIHRLNRKAEETLYPAVEDFVFDWVSGKGPTARTNRIRLNRFTLVGATTRAGLLTSPLRDRFGIIVHLDFYRPRELTQIVLRAASILGVEIEEEAAREVARRSRGTPRVANRLLRRLRDYAQVRADGVITLRVAREGLELLEVDEAGLDRVDQDMLRTIISKYGGGPVGLATLAAAIGEEPDTIEEVYEPYLLQAGFLQRTPRGRMVTPLAYRHLGMEPPGGQLDFFSER; encoded by the coding sequence TTGCCCGAGGATGCTTATCCCGCTCGCCTGGTGAGTGCGAGGGTGCGGGAGGAAGAACGATTATTCGAACAGAGCCTGCGCCCTCGCACCCTGGCTGAGTTCGTGGGGCAGGAAAGCGTGAAGGAGCGCCTGGCTATCTTCCTGGAAGCGTCGCGAGCCCGGGGTGAGCAGCTTGACCACGTACTGCTTTACGGACCCCCGGGTCTGGGCAAGACCACGCTGGCATATATCCTGGCCGCCGAAATGGGAGTGGGCATCAGGGCGACGTCGGGACCCGCGATCGAGCGGGCGGGGGACATGGTGGCCATCCTGACCAACCTGCAGGAAAAGGAGATCCTCTTCATAGACGAAATCCACCGCCTCAACCGCAAGGCGGAAGAAACCCTGTATCCGGCCGTGGAAGATTTCGTGTTCGACTGGGTGTCGGGTAAGGGTCCCACTGCCCGCACCAACCGCATCCGGCTGAATCGCTTCACCCTGGTGGGGGCCACCACCCGGGCGGGCCTGCTCACCTCGCCCCTGCGGGACCGATTCGGCATCATCGTGCACCTGGACTTCTATCGTCCCCGGGAACTCACCCAGATCGTCTTGAGAGCCGCGTCCATCCTGGGAGTGGAGATCGAAGAGGAAGCCGCCCGCGAGGTGGCCAGGCGGTCGCGCGGCACCCCGCGGGTAGCCAACCGGCTCCTGCGCCGGCTGCGGGATTACGCCCAGGTCCGGGCCGACGGAGTAATTACCCTGCGGGTGGCCCGCGAGGGTTTGGAGCTTCTCGAGGTGGACGAGGCCGGGCTCGATCGGGTTGACCAGGACATGTTGCGGACCATAATCTCTAAGTACGGAGGAGGTCCGGTGGGCCTGGCGACGCTGGCGGCGGCAATTGGGGAAGAGCCGGACACCATCGAGGAGGTGTACGAGCCCTATCTCCTTCAGGCGGGTTTCCTGCAGCGCACTCCGCGGGGGCGCATGGTGACTCCTCTGGCATACCGCCACCTGGGGATGGAGCCCCCAGGTGGGCAGTTGGATTTCTTCTCGGAAAGGTGA
- a CDS encoding anti-sigma factor domain-containing protein translates to MKRGVVLEIQGEMAIVLTPDGQFLRVRVPRRGWWPGEEVSWGREPSAYLRPALVLACVLLLLLVPGGLAYQRYWALGPVVAYVSVDINPSLELGIDARERVCVARALNADGEKVLAGLRYRRRSLEKVLSDLTLRAVEHGYLRSGDSGAVLVTVVPVGGPSLLAAPQGEAAPGEPVAGRPGAGPEQRPPESRLSPTGARQPVVDPVRVRDEAVTVATRVLRERGLQVVVKGLAAAPEVREEAIRLNVSPGRLALYLAAREAGMEVTLEQLREGPVVQVLRQAWGRQVKEGKSGEESGTRPDEKPGAASGRDDRGQGRSQLTPAGPGGVGSPPGGKLTPPGHAGAGPGPAVSPSELLEKVWGKSGVEKELPGLMKKFLPPAGKDKEKPAEKGKTEGR, encoded by the coding sequence GTGAAACGGGGGGTCGTACTGGAGATACAGGGGGAGATGGCCATCGTGCTCACGCCCGATGGCCAGTTCCTGCGCGTGCGCGTTCCCCGGCGAGGATGGTGGCCCGGGGAAGAAGTGTCCTGGGGTCGGGAGCCGTCTGCCTACCTGCGGCCGGCCCTGGTCCTGGCCTGCGTGCTCCTTTTGCTCCTGGTTCCCGGCGGACTGGCCTACCAGCGTTACTGGGCCCTGGGCCCGGTGGTGGCATATGTGTCGGTGGACATCAACCCCAGCCTGGAACTTGGGATAGATGCCCGCGAGAGGGTGTGTGTGGCTCGCGCGCTCAATGCCGATGGGGAGAAAGTGCTGGCAGGGCTCCGCTACCGGCGCCGCAGCCTGGAGAAGGTGCTCTCGGACCTGACCCTGCGCGCAGTCGAGCATGGTTATTTGCGCAGCGGGGACTCGGGGGCGGTGCTGGTCACGGTCGTACCCGTAGGGGGCCCTTCCCTGCTGGCGGCACCCCAAGGCGAGGCAGCCCCCGGCGAACCTGTCGCCGGAAGGCCGGGCGCGGGGCCGGAGCAGCGCCCACCGGAATCGAGACTTTCTCCCACCGGAGCCAGGCAGCCGGTGGTGGATCCCGTCCGCGTGCGGGACGAGGCGGTGACGGTCGCCACCCGGGTGTTGCGGGAACGCGGGCTGCAGGTGGTGGTCAAGGGGCTGGCGGCAGCACCGGAAGTGCGGGAGGAAGCCATACGCCTGAACGTGTCGCCGGGTCGCCTGGCCCTTTACCTGGCCGCCCGGGAGGCGGGGATGGAAGTCACCCTGGAACAGTTGCGTGAGGGCCCGGTAGTTCAGGTGCTGCGCCAGGCCTGGGGACGCCAGGTGAAAGAGGGCAAATCCGGGGAGGAATCCGGAACCAGGCCAGACGAAAAACCGGGTGCCGCTTCCGGACGGGATGACCGCGGACAAGGGCGATCCCAACTGACACCGGCTGGACCCGGGGGCGTCGGGAGTCCCCCCGGGGGCAAGCTCACCCCGCCGGGCCATGCGGGGGCCGGGCCGGGACCGGCCGTTTCCCCGAGCGAACTGTTGGAGAAGGTGTGGGGGAAATCCGGGGTGGAAAAGGAGCTGCCCGGTCTCATGAAGAAGTTCCTCCCACCGGCTGGCAAGGACAAAGAAAAGCCGGCTGAGAAGGGCAAGACGGAGGGCAGGTAG
- a CDS encoding L,D-transpeptidase, which yields MPRQLVSVFLAVLTLAAWVAWAAGTGPALSFLDGQGGLPAGDGSGGLPAGDGEAGSGGNADPGGGQPGPGAGTHLGDDPAGGGGVVDPEGGWMVLVDVATQRVHVYRGQELVRTMVCSTGTGDKPTPLGEFKIQHRGEWFFSEKYKQGGKWWVSFHNWGEYLFHSVPMDRQGRILEEEAARLGQPASHGCVRLSLEDAEWFYRHIPAGTPVIIR from the coding sequence GTGCCAAGACAATTGGTATCCGTGTTCCTGGCGGTCCTGACCCTGGCCGCCTGGGTGGCCTGGGCGGCGGGGACCGGACCTGCGCTCTCTTTCCTGGACGGGCAGGGAGGGTTACCTGCGGGCGACGGGTCAGGAGGTCTCCCGGCCGGCGACGGTGAGGCCGGATCTGGGGGGAATGCTGATCCCGGCGGGGGTCAACCCGGGCCCGGGGCAGGGACTCACCTCGGTGACGATCCGGCCGGGGGAGGGGGCGTGGTTGACCCCGAGGGCGGGTGGATGGTGCTGGTGGACGTGGCCACCCAGAGGGTCCACGTGTACCGGGGGCAAGAGCTGGTGCGCACCATGGTGTGCTCCACCGGTACCGGGGACAAGCCCACCCCGCTGGGAGAGTTTAAGATCCAGCACCGGGGCGAATGGTTTTTCAGTGAGAAGTACAAGCAGGGGGGCAAGTGGTGGGTTTCCTTCCACAACTGGGGGGAGTATCTGTTCCACTCGGTGCCCATGGACCGGCAGGGGCGCATCCTGGAGGAGGAAGCGGCCCGCCTGGGACAACCAGCTTCCCACGGATGCGTACGCCTTTCCCTGGAAGATGCGGAGTGGTTTTACCGCCACATCCCGGCCGGTACTCCGGTGATCATCCGCTGA
- a CDS encoding epoxyqueuosine reductase QueH: protein MRLLLHTCCGPCSIYPLDVLREEGHEVSACYCNPNIHPYREWEKRLDTLREYLATVGVDLRVDDRYDLKQYLEAVLPYAYDPARRCPTCYRIRLDEVARRAACEGYDAFSTTLLVSPYQNHEGVARVGREVADTLGIPFYYRDFRSGWKEAVRRSRELGMYRQGYCGCVFSERERYYRGGQKGG, encoded by the coding sequence ATGCGCCTGCTTCTGCACACCTGCTGCGGTCCCTGCAGCATTTATCCCCTCGATGTGCTCAGGGAGGAAGGGCACGAGGTGAGCGCCTGCTACTGCAATCCCAACATCCACCCCTACAGAGAATGGGAGAAGCGCCTGGATACCCTGCGGGAGTATCTGGCAACAGTGGGCGTGGATCTCCGGGTCGACGACCGTTACGACCTGAAGCAATACCTGGAAGCCGTGTTGCCCTATGCCTATGATCCCGCCCGGCGCTGTCCCACCTGCTACCGGATCAGGCTGGACGAGGTGGCTCGCCGGGCTGCGTGCGAGGGGTACGACGCCTTTTCCACCACCCTGCTGGTGAGTCCTTACCAGAACCACGAGGGGGTGGCCCGGGTGGGCCGGGAGGTGGCGGACACCCTGGGCATCCCCTTCTACTACCGCGATTTTCGCTCCGGCTGGAAAGAGGCCGTGCGCCGGTCTCGCGAGCTGGGCATGTACCGGCAGGGTTACTGCGGGTGCGTGTTCAGTGAGCGAGAGAGATACTACAGGGGCGGGCAGAAGGGGGGTTAA